A region of Gracilinanus agilis isolate LMUSP501 chromosome 3, AgileGrace, whole genome shotgun sequence DNA encodes the following proteins:
- the LOC123239342 gene encoding signal peptidase complex catalytic subunit SEC11C-like, which produces MNKHQLYYQILNFAMIVSSALMIWKGLIVATGIESPIMVVLSGSMETAFHRGDLLFLTNFWKDPIRAGEIVIFKVEGRDIPIVNRVIKVHEKDNGNVKFLTKGDNSEVYDRGLYKEGQNWLEKKDVVGRARRFLPYIGMVTIIMNDYLKFKYAFLAIMGEHVTLKCES; this is translated from the coding sequence ATGAACAAGCACCAGCTAtattaccagattttaaactttgCCATGATTGTATCTTCTGCTCTTATGATATGGAAAGGCTTGATAGTTGCCACTGGAATTGAAAGCCCTATTATGGTGGTGCTGAGTGGCAGTATGGAAACAGCTTTTCATAGAGGAGACCTCCTGTTTTTAACAAATTTCTGGAAAGATCCCATTAGAGCTGGGGAAATAGTCATTTTTAAAGTTGAAGGAAGAGATATTCCTATAGTCaacagagtcatcaaagttcatgAAAAAGACAATGGAAATGTCAAATTTCTAACTAAAGGAGATAATAGTGAAGTTTATGATAGAGGTTTGTACAAAGAAGGTCAAAACTGGCTAGAAAAGAAGGATGTTGTAGGAAGAGCAAGAAGGTTTTTGCCATACATTGGGATGGTTACCATAATCATGAATGATTATCTGAAATTCAAGTatgcttttttggctataatggGTGAACATGTGACACTGAAATGTGAATCCTAA